Sequence from the Magallana gigas chromosome 4, xbMagGiga1.1, whole genome shotgun sequence genome:
ATTTCTTTCTTGGGCTTTTCCATTTCTGTCTTAAAGATTTTGCCTGCATCCAATAGACTCATGGGTtctgtaaaatttcaaaatattttaacttctttaacaaacattaaaagcattattcaattaaataattaGTTAATATAATATTTCTAGTAAACTGACATCATAAATATGTGTAAGTCGTTTCTTATACCTTCTATCAATTTGACTTCAGGCTCaactcttctttttttaacagtGGTGTTTGTTTTTCCTCGGGCATTCCATTTCCAACGGATGTTTCGGATTTTTTTAGAAAGCTTTTTGTTGAAGTATCCCTGTGtaacaaattttattgtcaaagtaaaatatttaaacaaaatgtgcaAATAATTTGATGcataacataaataaatatgaattaccCATGGATCCCCAAAAGCATTATGTCCAATGCAAGGATAGCGCTGGTACATCATCCTGCCGAAGTCTGCATACATTCCCCTACTTTCAAACTTAGCAGGTCTCgacaaaataaaataagcagTTTCTTCGACAAACTTGTCCCATTCTTTAAAGATCTCTCCTTTACTTAAAAGTTCCTTGATCAGTGGAGAGTAAGTAGGGATGAAGGAAGATACATCAGTATAATCCTGAAATAAGGTCAACATTAAATACActtccatttctttttaaaactgaattatgTTTAATAACtgacatttttaacaaataaacttATTAAACTAAATAAGTATTACCTGTCCTTGAATATTGGCATCATGTGTTGTTTTTTCTTCATGGGCTTGAGTTTCCACCTCTTCAACTATTATCCCTCTATATTCAGAGCATTGGTTTGTAGTGTTTTGGTCTCGATCCTTTGTGAATTCTTCTACAACAATTCCTCTGTATTCCTTTTTTTTGGACGTAGTGTCTTCCTGAATGTGGTCCCTTGACGCCTCAGTTTCATTGGATTTTTGCTGCTCCTTTTTAATGTGCTGTAAAATCTTCCGCGCAGGACCAACCTTCCCTGGAAGCATCCTAAATATATCCTCTTCCGTTAGGTATAAAAGACTGAAGCCATCTATTTCGTTGTCtgtaaaatcaaatcaaatacatttatttaattctaACATTGATTTTAGAATGATTTGAAAAGTAAACAGTTTATCAAAAAGTCCAACTTAATGGAAAATGTTGCTTGCattcattgatttaaaatgaaaaataaatctgttatacatgtattgtaattaAACTAGCAATCCATTTGCAATGAAAACAAAGTGGTGAAGTATACTATATTATCTGTACATGCCTTGAAATTCAACACCAACAGAAGTCAACATTCCACAGCATAACCATTAAATTCCCATTTACAATGTGGCAGATCTGTGGCCATTTGTACTTCAGTTCCAGTGATATCAAACAAAAGTTGTCCAGTTTTTCCtcacaaataaatgaattaaacacTGGATCAAATTCTTGAATAAACAATGGGCAGCATTCAAAGTACTTAATATTATTGCAAATGTAGATGTTTTTTTATGACACACATCATTGGCCCTTCTTCCTCAGAGTAACTTTGTACAAGCACGCTACCATTTTCATAACAGACTCCCTTAATGGTAACATTTGGTGTCTTTAGAACAGTTGCAGGAATCAGATCCTCTTGATTCTGCATTTGCATTTTCTCCCCAACAACAAGCGGAAGATTATGGAAAGCAACTTCACAACCAGAAGAAACTTCATCCCCTGCATAGAGATAAACATGTGATTTTTCACCAGCATAACCACACTGTCGCAAACACATCCATCTTTGGTGATGCAAAGCAATTGAAAGGGGTAGAGATTTAAAATTCCTCCACTTTTTGTTCTTGAAAAAACTATGTTTTGCCTCAAGTCTTGTACACATATGACTTCTTCCTGGTCCGAAATTCAGTATCTGTTTAGGTATGTGAATAAGATAGTGCAGTTTTGGAAATGGGGGAATTTCTGGGTGTAATTTCTGAAAGTTGTAGTTGAAGCTATAAATCAATTGTTCTAATGTTTCTACTGTATCAAAAGATGCAAAAGGTGACATGACAAGAAGCGTTATCTTCAAAAGACGAATGTAATTGTCCCACATTTTGTCTTCACTATCTATGACATCTCCTATCATAAATGGCAAAAGAACGAAAAAGTTCCTTGTTTCTATTGCACTCATGGGAAAATTATTTGACCTGTCCAACGCTTTTTTCTCCAATAATTGTGGTTTATCTGAACACTCTGCTTTTAAGTAGGGAAAAGACTTAATTAGATTGTTAAGAAACTGCAAGGTAAAATAGCCCTTCTTCTCTATAAAACAATGAAGAATAAGCTGTAGTTCAAGTTTCACAATGCCTTCTAACAAAACATGCATGGGATCATGCAAGATGCATTTAGTCACTTCAAAATCTGGAATGCTTGCTAAGATGCTCCTTTTTGTTACACCATATTCTTTTGACCAATATTTTCGTGTACCTTTACTCACATTATCCAAATGTTCTAATGCATCACAATGATCATTGTATTCAAGGTCATTCCTTAATGTTAATTGGTGTTCAGATAATTGAGTCCCAAGTTCATCACTAGTGATATTGCAAGTTCTACATGGTTTTTTGGCCATGGAACCCCCTTCTTTGAAACCTCCTAAATATTGTGCTGCTGGAGTATCTCCTAACACACAGTACAAAGTTCTATAATAAGTTTTTGTAGAACCATTGATCTCGAACTCTTTTCCCTTGTGAATTGTTTTCATAGATTCAACAAAGTCCTCTAGAAGTTTTGATAAACCATACTTTCTGACATCTGATGAATTTGCAACACCAAGTAGTTGAATTGCTTGTATTTTAAAGCGGAATGCAGGGTTGATATTTAGAAGGATCcaataaaatatagatattttgtgTTTCTTGCGATGTGATCCAATTGGGttaacaatttcaaaatcatcatgGTATAAACAAAATAGCAGAGCATCAGGGTGATcatcaaagtattttttatgGTATAATCCATCTTTGAAATCCAGTAATGGAAATGTACTTTCTGTCTCAGCAGATAGGTCTTCTTGTACTTCAGGCATTTTTAGTAGTTCATGCAGCTGTCCAAAAAAGGGAatgaaaaatccatttttttctttttcaacaaAGCGATGCTTATTGCCTACCTTTTTCAACACTTGTTCTGTGCCTAATTTAACTGATACAGGCTTTACATATCCAAGGTGTCTTCCGAAAATTTTTTCACGTAAATGTTCAGTTTCTAGTCCTAGAAACACATCAAGTCTGAACATTTCATCACGATTCACAGTCTGAAAAAAATCCTCCGGAATTTCTGTTGACAAACGTTGTTTAATTACAGAACTTTGATGTTGCAGCATTTCTTTCGTTGAATCCATAATATCGTTAAGTGCCTTTTCAGATAGATTGTGTTCagcttttaattttaacaaaaacaatgcttcagattTTTGTGTCTCTCTGCAAGCAGGAACAATATCAATATCAGAGTTATTAGTTGTTGTATCGATATCCTCTTCaacattattcaaattttcttcGATTGCATGTTTTCTATAATAATGGCGTCGAAAGCTTGAAAGTTTTGTGAATGAGATCCCACAGCCTGGATTACTGCAgtgaattataaaatttttctcagttttatgttttcttaagaGATGATTTATTAATCCTGCCTTTCCATTACAGAAAAATGGGCACATGCTGCAATTTTGCTGACTCATTATTTCTTGTTAGGTCTGGACACTCATGCACATGCAATGTTCTcctaaaaatacattataaacatcTAAGTTATTTGTGGTACTATAAACACTGAATAATTCATATTATTCTGAAAAAGGAAGTGTAAATGAATGTACTATTTACTAAAACAACtgtgaacatttttataatattagtATTATGATATGCAAACTCTATGAGATAAAATATATGTTgcttttacctttaaaaatctgGCTTGTTTCTTTGGAAATTCCTTTCCCCAATAACCACTCGAACACATTCTCTATCGTTGATTGTTCATTCAGCATAGTGTCTgcaaatcaacatttttttctacagtttttaagagaaacataatatctaaacttctatataaacattattaacacattaacttatacatgttaatcacagaatgataaaaaaattaccagTTTTTGCTTTTGTCGTTGTGTTTATCACAAACTTAATTGTGTCTCTTATGAGGGATGCTGGATCATGCCTTTCGAGACTTCTCAATTCCGGAAATGCCTGAGCCAGATAACTTGCTAGTTCATCTTCTTCTTCCTCTGTAAAATCACTTTCAGAGGGTGCTTCTACAGGTggaagaattaaaatatttcctcCTCTTGGTAGCGGATTCTTTATCTGGTGGTTTAGTATAAAATGATCGATATCTAATTTGATGGATTTTGCCTTTTGTACTAGTCTTCCTCTGtaatgaaataaagataataaCATAATCCATGGTAAACCATAGAAATTAGTACTGCAATGGTTCAAAGTTCAAAGCTGAAAGGATATCATAATCTTTTCTAAGAAGTAAAATTGCCTTGCCATTTTGACAACAAAACTGTAACCGGATGTTGTTATATACTGTATTGTGAAAAGACCTAACTCGatctacatatatgtacatatcgAGCCCGACATAAAACATCGGTAGATTTCATGATAAACATTCGGAAATACCTGgctttccaaaaatatttttaaaataatttttatcaagtTAAAATGAATTGCAAGTGCTTTCAATAAGGAACAGAGGAAATTAGGGAGTATTCTTCATTGTTTTGTTACAGTCAAAGTACTGACTAATGTCTATAAAGTATTAATACACGTTAAAAACCCATGCATTTAAAACTGTTGGTCTATTTGCTCCATAAAAAGGAACACAATTCTTTATACAATACAGAAACAATAAAACAGGTATAATCGAGCATTTGGACAGTATAAAAAACCATAGTTCTGAGTTCTCGATTGTCCATAATAACACGCAAGTATGCCTCCAAGTTTTTAACTCACTTAAGTACTCAAATGCATTTTGTGTTACTTTAAAATACAAGAAATGATAGTTACCTCTTTGAAACGTCTTCCATTTACATACGGGTCACTCTCTTTGTTCTTCTCACTGGAGAGGCGCGAAAAACGGGCACCCTACTGAGTTGACCGCTTAGGCGTTTATATAGCTAAACATGTTTAGATTTAAGATGTGTATCATAGTATGTGTTTGGCATTTGAACACAATTCTAAACGTGTTTAGGCTTAAACGTGTTTAGAATGTGTTGGAATTCTAAGCACATTTTTTTACAGTGTACAACAAGGACTTCTTCCATCCGATAAAAATCGTGCAAAAGCAATTCCGTATGAAGCAAATCAGTATGAAATTATAAATGATGTATTGTTTCATATTGTCCAACCAAGAACTAAAAATAAGGCAAAAACGgaagtaattttaaaacaattggcTGTTCCGGAAAAACTAAGAAATGATGTGATAAGGTCATATCATGATTCGATTGCAGGCGGTTGTCATTTAGGCGTTCAAAGGACATATGTGgcgataaaacaaaaatacttttggccttaaatgtatcaaaatatctacGATTATGTAACGTCATGTGACATCTGTCAAAGGGTCAAACGAGATACGTCAGCTCGAAATGCACCATTGCATCCCTTGCCAGTCCAAGGTACCTTTGATAGATGGCATATGGATATTTTGGCAGGGttaccaaaaacaaaacaaggctTTCAATACATTCTATTGGTTACAGATTCCTTGTCGCATTGGTCAGAAGCTTTGCCAATGAAAACTCAAGAGGCTATTATACAAAGAAATTTTTACTAGGTATGGGGCTCCTAGGACTTTAGTCAGTGATAGGGGACAAAATTTTATGTCAAAAATAGTGCAGGTCTTGTGTAAAATTTTCAAGTTACACGACATGTCACAAGTTCCTATCACCCACAAAGTAATGTAGCTTGTGAAAGAATTAATTCCACGCTTGCGCAATCTTTACGGGCTTATTGTCAAAAAGAACAAACACAATGGGATGAAATTTTGCCCAGTATTTTGATGGCATTTAGAATGAGTCCCTCAACGCAATCAACGGGGTTTTCGCCATACTATATGGTATTTGGAAAAGAAATGTCCTTACCGTTGGATATTGCGTTATTACCAACTGAAGAGTTGAGGAAAGCACCAAAACAATATGTAGAAGAGTTGGTAAACAAAGTCAAAATTATTCAGGAAATCGCGAAGCAAAACGTTCAAAAAGTACAAAAGGTTACAAAGCAAAGATATGACAAAAAAACAAAGGTACCCCAGTTTCAAATACGAGATCTGGTTTTACTTAAAATCATGAAACGTACCCCAGGAAAGAAACATAAACTTCAACCTAAATGGGAGGGTCCTTATTATATAATTAAGGTTAACCCAAATCATTCCTTTAGGTTGCGCCGATGTGATAATCACATAGAATTGAAATCATCGGTTCATGCGAATCGCTTAAAGTTATATAAGGATCCGCGAGATTTCAGACCACCACCTGTTCATGCAAACGATGGTGAAGTACAAAACAAGATTCAAAATGATGTAACTCGAGATGAGGTAAATAAGCAAAACTGTCAGAGTAATGTGAATGACAGAGCTAatcaagataaaaataaaaacaagccAAATGGACAATGGCATGAAGTTGAA
This genomic interval carries:
- the LOC117684453 gene encoding uncharacterized protein isoform X2; translated protein: MEDVSKRGRLVQKAKSIKLDIDHFILNHQIKNPLPRGGNILILPPVEAPSESDFTEEEEDELASYLAQAFPELRSLERHDPASLIRDTIKFVINTTTKAKTDTMLNEQSTIENVFEWLLGKGISKETSQIFKDNEIDGFSLLYLTEEDIFRMLPGKVGPARKILQHIKKEQQKSNETEASRDHIQEDTTSKKKEYRGIVVEEFTKDRDQNTTNQCSEYRGIIVEEVETQAHEEKTTHDANIQGQDYTDVSSFIPTYSPLIKELLSKGEIFKEWDKFVEETAYFILSRPAKFESRGMYADFGRMMYQRYPCIGHNAFGDPWGYFNKKLSKKIRNIRWKWNARGKTNTTVKKRRVEPEVKLIEEPMSLLDAGKIFKTEMEKPKKEMDRALIMKAVRGSFKERRLFITKKHDGNLKELLRKLPVLGKAEYVEKEFFLIQPSLKKEKIVENWTETMSHLDVVLGSEHQQEEDDVSVPGTAEEYRLLMQLEKKIAFHHKVKSGKNPVMMTIKPSEMKSLPNKDGDPPRLVFVQGDRGICNAYVIAGGIQMEVSTNLRDALTHLLYAYYAWDLSYPKNYLLLGFLQVYVLGDRKNKFAINQNYLKFTKAFDDMKK
- the LOC117684453 gene encoding uncharacterized protein isoform X1, encoding MLLSLFHYRGRLVQKAKSIKLDIDHFILNHQIKNPLPRGGNILILPPVEAPSESDFTEEEEDELASYLAQAFPELRSLERHDPASLIRDTIKFVINTTTKAKTDTMLNEQSTIENVFEWLLGKGISKETSQIFKDNEIDGFSLLYLTEEDIFRMLPGKVGPARKILQHIKKEQQKSNETEASRDHIQEDTTSKKKEYRGIVVEEFTKDRDQNTTNQCSEYRGIIVEEVETQAHEEKTTHDANIQGQDYTDVSSFIPTYSPLIKELLSKGEIFKEWDKFVEETAYFILSRPAKFESRGMYADFGRMMYQRYPCIGHNAFGDPWGYFNKKLSKKIRNIRWKWNARGKTNTTVKKRRVEPEVKLIEEPMSLLDAGKIFKTEMEKPKKEMDRALIMKAVRGSFKERRLFITKKHDGNLKELLRKLPVLGKAEYVEKEFFLIQPSLKKEKIVENWTETMSHLDVVLGSEHQQEEDDVSVPGTAEEYRLLMQLEKKIAFHHKVKSGKNPVMMTIKPSEMKSLPNKDGDPPRLVFVQGDRGICNAYVIAGGIQMEVSTNLRDALTHLLYAYYAWDLSYPKNYLLLGFLQVYVLGDRKNKFAINQNYLKFTKAFDDMKK